From a region of the Tachysurus fulvidraco isolate hzauxx_2018 chromosome 5, HZAU_PFXX_2.0, whole genome shotgun sequence genome:
- the atf1 gene encoding cyclic AMP-dependent transcription factor ATF-1 isoform X1 yields MEMEEVHQSGSNGTESQAITIPTTITASQLSQITQMTLGGSPVAVVQLPGGQFQVQGVIQSAQSSVIQSPQAQVQGQGSDSDDSQDSSDSGASNQRTRDLLARRPSYRKILNDLSAEEVATRNEGEEETSVSSTMTTVSLSTPIYQTSSGQYIAIASNGSLQLAGGGSEGVQGLQTLTMTNSNPNQPTILQYAQTADGQQILLPSNQVVLQGAGGEMQAYQIRSSSSALPQTVVMTSPVISSQGKSDDPQMKREIRLAKNREAARECRRKKKEYVKCLENRVAVLENQNKTLIEELKTLKDLYCVKTG; encoded by the exons GGCAGTAACGGCACAGAGTCACAAGCTATAACCATCCCAACCACCATCACAGCGTCTCAGTTATCACAGATCACTCAG atgACTTTAGGGGGATCTCCCGTGGCTGTGGTGCAGCTCCCTGGAGGTCAGTTTCAGGTGCAGGGAGTTATTCAGTCAGCTCAGTCTTCAGTGATACAGTCTCCACAAGCACAAgtacag GGTCAGGGGTCAGACAGTGATGATTCTCAGGATTCGTCAGACAGTGGAGCTTCAAACCAGAGGACACGAGACCTGCTGGCCAGACGCCCATcttacag GAAGATTTTAAATGACCTCTCGGCGGAGGAAGTAGCGACACGTAacgaaggagaggaggagaccTCTGTGTCGTCCACCATGACCACAGTGTCTCTGTCCACACCCATATATCAGACCAGCAGTGGACAGTACA TTGCGATAGCCTCGAACGGCTCCCTGCAGTTAGCCGGTGGAGGTTCAGAGGGCGTTCAGGGCCTGCAGACGCTCACCATGACCAACTCGAACCCAAACCAGCCCACTATATTACAGTATGCTCAGACCGCAGATGGACAGCAGATCCTACTCCCCAGCAATCAGGTGGTGCTGCAAG GAGCAGGAGGTGAGATGCAGGCGTATCAGATTCGCTCGTCATCATCAGCTCTGCCTCAGACAGTCGTCATGACCTCACCGGTCATCAGTTCACAGGGAAAGAGTGATGACCCTCAGATGAAACGAGAGATTCGCCTCGCCAAAAACAG ggaggcGGCTCGAGAGTGTCGCAGGAAGAAGAAGGAGTACGTGAAGTGCCTGGAGAACCGCGTGGCCGTGCTGGAGAACCAAAACAAAACGCTGATCGAGGAGCTCAAGACATTAAAGGACCTGTACTGTGTCAAAACTGGCTAA
- the LOC113649515 gene encoding putative methyltransferase-like protein 7A isoform X1, with translation MALFMRTCTLVVQLVTLPLVIAEALGLYRLYKRFFPFLMYKISASYGVKLKERKRELFRDMARFGRARGPLRVLEIGCGTGVNFEHFPAGCKVTCTDPNPHFELYLQNSMKLSQHLEFERFMVAPAEDLRQVEDGSMDVVVCTLVLCSVQSPDKVLQEAKRILREGGAFFFMEHVVAEEPSWTYFFQHVLQPFWYYFGDGCEMTRATWQNVEQAGFSEVQLHHIQAPISALIKPHIMGYAVK, from the exons ATGGCGCTGTTTATGAGAACGTGCACTCTCGTGGTGCAGCTCGTGACGCTCCCGCTAGTGATCGCGGAGGCGCTCGGGCTCTACCGACTGTACAAGCGCTTTTTCCCGTTCCTCATGTACAAGATCTCGGCTAGTTACGGCGTGAAACTGAAGGAGCGGAAGCGCGAGCTGTTCCGCGACATGGCTCGGTTCGGTCGGGCGCGCGGGCCTCTGCGCGTGCTGGAGATCGGCTGCGGGACCGGAGTCAACTTCGAGCACTTTCCTGCCGGCTGTAAGGTGACGTGCACAGACCCGAACCCGCACTTCGAGCTTTACCTGCAGAACAGTATGAAGCTCAGCCAACACCTGGAGTTTGAAAGGTTCATGGTGGCGCCTGCTGAGGACCTGCGGCAGGTGGAGGACGGTTCTATGGACGTGGTGGTGTGTACACTGGTTCTGTGTAGTGTACAGAGCCCAGACAAGGTCCTGCAGGAAGCCAAGAGGATACTCAGGGAg GGTGGAGCCTTTTTCTTCATGGAGCATGTGGTGGCCGAAGAACCCAGCTGGACCTACTTTTTTCAGCATGTTCTTCAGCCTTTCTG GTACTATTTCGGTGACGGTTGTGAGATGACCCGTGCGACCTGGCAGAACGTGGAACAAGCCGGGTTCTCAGAGGTGCAGCTCCATCACATCCAGGCTCCTATTTCTGCTCTTATCAAGCCACACATCATGGGTTATGCTGTGAAATAa
- the LOC113649515 gene encoding thiol S-methyltransferase METTL7B-like isoform X2, producing MALFMRTCTLVVQLVTLPLVIAEALGLYRLYKRFFPFLMYKISASYGVKLKERKRELFRDMARFGRARGPLRVLEIGCGTGVNFEHFPAGCKVTCTDPNPHFELYLQNSMKLSQHLEFERFMVAPAEDLRQVEDGSMDVVVCTLVLCSVQSPDKVLQEAKRILREGGAFFFMEHVVAEEPSWTYFFQHVLQPFWYVARQSKRAKII from the exons ATGGCGCTGTTTATGAGAACGTGCACTCTCGTGGTGCAGCTCGTGACGCTCCCGCTAGTGATCGCGGAGGCGCTCGGGCTCTACCGACTGTACAAGCGCTTTTTCCCGTTCCTCATGTACAAGATCTCGGCTAGTTACGGCGTGAAACTGAAGGAGCGGAAGCGCGAGCTGTTCCGCGACATGGCTCGGTTCGGTCGGGCGCGCGGGCCTCTGCGCGTGCTGGAGATCGGCTGCGGGACCGGAGTCAACTTCGAGCACTTTCCTGCCGGCTGTAAGGTGACGTGCACAGACCCGAACCCGCACTTCGAGCTTTACCTGCAGAACAGTATGAAGCTCAGCCAACACCTGGAGTTTGAAAGGTTCATGGTGGCGCCTGCTGAGGACCTGCGGCAGGTGGAGGACGGTTCTATGGACGTGGTGGTGTGTACACTGGTTCTGTGTAGTGTACAGAGCCCAGACAAGGTCCTGCAGGAAGCCAAGAGGATACTCAGGGAg GGTGGAGCCTTTTTCTTCATGGAGCATGTGGTGGCCGAAGAACCCAGCTGGACCTACTTTTTTCAGCATGTTCTTCAGCCTTTCTG gtACGTTGCAcgacaatcgaagagagctaagatcatctga
- the atf1 gene encoding cyclic AMP-dependent transcription factor ATF-1 isoform X2, protein MEEVHQSGSNGTESQAITIPTTITASQLSQITQMTLGGSPVAVVQLPGGQFQVQGVIQSAQSSVIQSPQAQVQGQGSDSDDSQDSSDSGASNQRTRDLLARRPSYRKILNDLSAEEVATRNEGEEETSVSSTMTTVSLSTPIYQTSSGQYIAIASNGSLQLAGGGSEGVQGLQTLTMTNSNPNQPTILQYAQTADGQQILLPSNQVVLQGAGGEMQAYQIRSSSSALPQTVVMTSPVISSQGKSDDPQMKREIRLAKNREAARECRRKKKEYVKCLENRVAVLENQNKTLIEELKTLKDLYCVKTG, encoded by the exons GGCAGTAACGGCACAGAGTCACAAGCTATAACCATCCCAACCACCATCACAGCGTCTCAGTTATCACAGATCACTCAG atgACTTTAGGGGGATCTCCCGTGGCTGTGGTGCAGCTCCCTGGAGGTCAGTTTCAGGTGCAGGGAGTTATTCAGTCAGCTCAGTCTTCAGTGATACAGTCTCCACAAGCACAAgtacag GGTCAGGGGTCAGACAGTGATGATTCTCAGGATTCGTCAGACAGTGGAGCTTCAAACCAGAGGACACGAGACCTGCTGGCCAGACGCCCATcttacag GAAGATTTTAAATGACCTCTCGGCGGAGGAAGTAGCGACACGTAacgaaggagaggaggagaccTCTGTGTCGTCCACCATGACCACAGTGTCTCTGTCCACACCCATATATCAGACCAGCAGTGGACAGTACA TTGCGATAGCCTCGAACGGCTCCCTGCAGTTAGCCGGTGGAGGTTCAGAGGGCGTTCAGGGCCTGCAGACGCTCACCATGACCAACTCGAACCCAAACCAGCCCACTATATTACAGTATGCTCAGACCGCAGATGGACAGCAGATCCTACTCCCCAGCAATCAGGTGGTGCTGCAAG GAGCAGGAGGTGAGATGCAGGCGTATCAGATTCGCTCGTCATCATCAGCTCTGCCTCAGACAGTCGTCATGACCTCACCGGTCATCAGTTCACAGGGAAAGAGTGATGACCCTCAGATGAAACGAGAGATTCGCCTCGCCAAAAACAG ggaggcGGCTCGAGAGTGTCGCAGGAAGAAGAAGGAGTACGTGAAGTGCCTGGAGAACCGCGTGGCCGTGCTGGAGAACCAAAACAAAACGCTGATCGAGGAGCTCAAGACATTAAAGGACCTGTACTGTGTCAAAACTGGCTAA